One Sphingomonas endolithica DNA segment encodes these proteins:
- a CDS encoding HAD-IA family hydrolase, whose translation MIDFPFDILGFDLDGTLLDTSGDLTAAVNHALAFAGRPVLQVEQVKTMIGGGAKHMLMQGLEATGGCRPAEFDGFYKRMLGYYEAHLSVHTTPYPGMIDTLDQLDAMGVKVAVVTNKFESFARALLTELKLLDRFATLIGGDTMGKGLAKPNRAPIDEMIRRLGGGRAAFVGDSIYDIMAAHNAGIPGIAVSFGFLLQPVGELGADAIIDDYAELIPALKRLGEAP comes from the coding sequence ATGATCGATTTCCCTTTCGATATCCTGGGCTTCGACCTGGACGGCACGCTGCTGGACACGTCGGGCGACCTGACTGCGGCAGTCAACCATGCCCTCGCTTTCGCCGGGCGGCCGGTGCTGCAGGTCGAACAGGTCAAGACGATGATCGGCGGCGGTGCCAAGCATATGTTGATGCAGGGGCTGGAGGCGACCGGCGGATGCCGGCCCGCAGAGTTTGACGGCTTCTACAAGCGCATGCTCGGCTATTACGAAGCCCATCTGTCGGTGCACACCACCCCGTATCCGGGCATGATCGACACACTCGACCAGCTGGACGCGATGGGCGTCAAAGTGGCGGTCGTAACCAACAAGTTCGAAAGCTTCGCGCGCGCACTGCTCACCGAGTTGAAGCTGCTCGATCGTTTCGCGACGTTGATCGGGGGCGACACGATGGGCAAGGGCCTGGCCAAGCCGAACCGTGCCCCGATCGACGAGATGATCCGCCGGCTGGGTGGCGGGCGCGCGGCGTTCGTCGGGGATTCGATCTACGACATCATGGCCGCGCACAACGCGGGCATACCCGGCATCGCGGTCAGCTTCGGCTTCCTGCTCCAACCGGTCGGCGAGTTGGGCGCGGACGCGATCATCGACGATTATGCCGAGTTGATCCCGGCGCTAAAACGGCTCGGCGAGGCGCCCTGA
- a CDS encoding nucleotidyltransferase family protein, with translation MAWAADGWLLARVLRSPSAVAGLDAAGWTDLLAIARAEQLIGTLAFRLNGLDLPPSVVRILADARASADHGRTLALWEAEAARRVLAPLGVPAVLLKGTAFVAAGLLAGEGRSIGDLDILVPRDSLDVVEQALLAAGWEWVKPDPYDDAYYRQWMHELPPLIHRDRDRMIDVHHTILPLTARITPDATALLRDSVELSPGLRTLSPNDMLIHAAAHLFADGDLAGGMRNLWDVHCLVSEHGTAGLVQRAELHGLAHEASRALRLAAALYGEGSALSWADRLYLRRLTARDGWGRRTRPVLRQAFYIRSHMLRMPPAMLARHLWTKWRGGGAGPQTG, from the coding sequence ATGGCGTGGGCCGCCGACGGGTGGCTGCTCGCGCGCGTGCTGCGCTCGCCCAGCGCCGTTGCCGGGCTGGATGCCGCCGGCTGGACCGATCTGCTGGCGATCGCGCGTGCGGAGCAGTTGATCGGCACGCTGGCCTTTCGCTTGAACGGCCTCGACCTTCCGCCGTCCGTGGTCCGGATCCTCGCCGATGCGCGTGCCTCTGCCGATCACGGGCGCACGCTCGCCTTGTGGGAGGCCGAGGCCGCGCGGCGCGTGCTGGCCCCGCTTGGCGTGCCGGCGGTGCTGCTGAAGGGCACTGCGTTCGTCGCGGCGGGGTTGCTGGCAGGGGAGGGGCGGTCGATTGGGGATCTCGACATCCTGGTGCCACGCGATTCACTCGATGTGGTCGAGCAGGCACTGCTTGCAGCGGGGTGGGAGTGGGTGAAGCCCGATCCGTATGACGATGCCTATTACCGGCAATGGATGCACGAGCTGCCGCCGCTGATCCACCGCGACCGCGATCGGATGATCGACGTACACCACACCATCCTGCCGCTCACGGCGCGGATTACGCCGGATGCGACGGCGTTGCTGCGCGACAGCGTGGAACTTTCGCCCGGGCTGCGCACGCTCTCGCCCAACGATATGCTGATTCATGCCGCGGCGCACCTGTTTGCCGATGGAGATCTCGCCGGTGGCATGCGCAATCTGTGGGACGTGCATTGCCTGGTGAGCGAACACGGCACGGCCGGGCTTGTTCAGCGGGCCGAGCTGCATGGCCTGGCCCATGAAGCGTCGCGCGCGTTGCGCCTGGCGGCGGCGCTGTATGGCGAGGGTAGCGCGCTGAGCTGGGCCGACCGGCTTTACTTGCGCCGGCTGACCGCGCGGGACGGCTGGGGGCGACGGACGCGCCCGGTGCTCCGCCAGGCATTCTACATCCGCTCGCACATGCTGCGCATGCCACCGGCGATGCTGGCGCGGCACTTGTGGACCAAGTGGCGGGGCGGGGGCGCGGGGCCGCAAACCGGCTGA
- a CDS encoding HprK-related kinase A — translation MRHVFTVRIGPVGFRVGSDWRAPIEQLTDLYAGYPQPEDGVPDFTVRLFARRPWRRVVRPSVMIGGDYILPDAAPLPLAQGLLAAEMGMNLQMALGQRRYLLLHASAVERDGRALLMTGVSGAGKSTLAALLSHRGWRLMGDEFALLDPQTGLIHAFPRLVSLKNQAIGVVERAVTGARFGPLLAGTPKGDIRHMVPDAAAVAAMAIPAAPALLLFPSFGHALAARDVPVSEAFVRLTQASTNYVAMGERGFGALTRLVQAIPAQAIDYPDTDQAIAAVDAAWAAL, via the coding sequence ATGAGGCATGTCTTCACCGTGCGCATCGGCCCGGTCGGTTTCCGCGTCGGCTCGGACTGGCGCGCGCCGATCGAACAATTGACCGATCTATATGCGGGCTATCCGCAGCCGGAGGACGGCGTGCCCGACTTCACCGTCCGCCTGTTCGCGCGTCGGCCGTGGCGGCGGGTGGTACGGCCTTCGGTGATGATCGGCGGCGACTATATCCTGCCCGACGCCGCCCCGTTGCCGCTCGCGCAAGGGCTGCTGGCCGCGGAAATGGGCATGAACCTGCAGATGGCGCTGGGGCAGCGCCGCTATCTGCTGCTGCATGCTTCGGCAGTCGAGCGTGATGGCCGTGCGCTGTTGATGACCGGCGTGTCGGGCGCGGGCAAATCGACGCTCGCGGCATTGCTGTCGCACCGTGGCTGGCGGCTGATGGGCGACGAGTTCGCGCTGCTCGACCCGCAGACCGGGCTGATCCACGCCTTTCCGCGGCTGGTCAGCCTGAAGAACCAGGCGATCGGCGTCGTCGAGCGCGCGGTGACCGGCGCACGGTTCGGGCCGCTCTTGGCAGGAACGCCCAAGGGCGACATCCGGCATATGGTGCCCGACGCCGCCGCCGTAGCGGCGATGGCGATCCCGGCCGCGCCTGCACTGCTGCTATTTCCCAGCTTCGGCCATGCGCTCGCCGCCCGCGACGTGCCGGTCAGCGAGGCATTCGTGCGACTGACCCAGGCATCGACCAATTATGTCGCGATGGGCGAGCGTGGCTTCGGGGCGCTCACTCGCCTGGTCCAGGCGATTCCAGCGCAGGCGATCGACTATCCCGACACAGATCAGGCGATCGCCGCGGTGGATGCCGCCTGGGCGGCGCTGTGA
- a CDS encoding HPr-rel-A system PqqD family peptide chaperone, with the protein MTLYRACRVETLCIDWLDDFTLVYHRASGITHLLTAPAPEIIAILGEAGMTLAALGQRLTAEFDIDDLTEAALAARLAELVAAGLVEARA; encoded by the coding sequence GTGACCCTGTACCGGGCGTGCCGCGTCGAAACGTTGTGCATCGATTGGCTGGACGATTTCACGCTGGTCTATCACCGGGCGTCCGGTATCACGCATCTGCTGACCGCGCCCGCGCCTGAGATCATCGCTATCCTGGGCGAGGCGGGGATGACGCTCGCAGCACTTGGCCAGCGATTGACCGCCGAATTCGACATCGACGATCTGACCGAGGCAGCGTTGGCGGCGCGGCTCGCGGAGCTTGTCGCAGCGGGTCTGGTCGAGGCGCGCGCATGA
- a CDS encoding ATP-binding protein — protein MIHGFGVRTFTAIGIVALAAAAVFLLSHDVQTTLVTLVGGIAAVLAAAGTSETTVEEAPTPPPTEAPVTGLGDVLEAIVEPILIVSGSTVAQANAPARALLGGHIVGQDVRLAIRHPAAAERLVGPLDPAVSAPIDLVGLGTLDQRWQMRVVQSARPNGTPGQRIVHLIDQTGNYAAERMRVDFVANASHELRTPLASILGYIETLSDDAGDDPGIRNRFLTIMDNEARRMQRLVEDLISLSRIEAEKYRLPDRAVDLAALIAEVRAELAGSDVMLDIAPAVPAVAGDRVQLSQMLHNLIGNGIKYGAPGTSVAVTLRQDRTGMVRLAVADQGDGIAAEHIPRLTERFYRVDAGRSRAAGGTGLGLAIVKHIVERHRGRLDIASVVGTGTTVSILLPVHAESTANPSVVIKT, from the coding sequence ATGATCCATGGCTTTGGCGTTCGTACCTTTACCGCAATCGGCATCGTGGCGCTCGCCGCGGCGGCGGTGTTCCTGCTCAGCCATGACGTTCAGACGACATTGGTGACACTGGTCGGCGGGATCGCCGCCGTGCTCGCCGCCGCCGGCACGAGCGAGACGACCGTGGAAGAAGCCCCCACGCCACCGCCGACGGAAGCCCCGGTGACAGGCCTCGGCGACGTGCTGGAGGCGATCGTCGAGCCGATCCTGATCGTCAGCGGCAGCACCGTGGCACAGGCCAATGCGCCGGCGCGCGCGCTGCTCGGCGGGCACATCGTCGGACAGGACGTGCGATTGGCGATCCGCCATCCCGCCGCGGCGGAGCGGCTGGTCGGGCCGCTCGATCCGGCCGTATCGGCACCGATCGACCTGGTCGGGCTGGGTACGCTCGATCAGCGCTGGCAGATGCGCGTCGTGCAAAGCGCCCGCCCGAACGGCACGCCCGGCCAGCGCATCGTTCACCTGATCGACCAGACCGGAAACTATGCGGCCGAGCGGATGCGGGTCGATTTCGTCGCCAATGCGAGCCACGAGCTTCGCACCCCGCTGGCCTCGATCCTGGGCTATATCGAGACGCTGAGCGACGACGCAGGGGACGATCCAGGCATCCGCAACCGGTTTTTGACGATCATGGACAACGAAGCGCGGCGCATGCAGCGGCTGGTGGAGGATTTGATCTCGCTCAGCCGGATCGAGGCGGAAAAATACCGCCTGCCCGACCGCGCCGTCGATCTCGCCGCACTGATCGCGGAAGTGCGCGCCGAACTTGCCGGCAGCGACGTCATGCTGGACATCGCGCCTGCCGTGCCGGCTGTAGCGGGCGACCGCGTGCAGTTGAGTCAGATGCTCCACAACCTGATCGGCAACGGCATCAAATACGGCGCGCCGGGCACGAGCGTGGCGGTGACGCTGCGACAGGACCGCACCGGCATGGTGCGCCTGGCCGTCGCCGACCAGGGCGACGGCATCGCGGCCGAACATATTCCGCGACTCACCGAACGCTTCTACCGTGTCGATGCCGGCCGCAGCCGTGCCGCCGGCGGCACCGGCCTGGGCCTGGCCATCGTCAAGCATATCGTCGAGCGGCACCGCGGTCGGCTGGACATCGCCAGCGTCGTCGGGACCGGCACGACAGTCTCGATCTTACTGCCGGTACATGCCGAAAGCACCGCTAACCCGAGCGTTGTCATCAAAACGTAA
- a CDS encoding substrate-binding domain-containing protein yields the protein MKTLIVAGAALSLPIALSACEDQASGGGAGSRDHITAVGSSTVYPFTTIVAEQFVNAGVGIKAPVIESTGTGPGVKLFCGGIGANFADIVAASRRMKASEYATCAKNGVRDILEIQVGLDGIAFAEAKNGPKLQLTPAQVYQALAATPGGTPNRYRTWHDIDAALPATPIQVYGPPATSGTRDALTELILDKGCETIAPQAKALKDKDKDAYAALCTRIREDGAYIDAGENDNLIVQKLQSNPNAIGIFGYSYLEENKDSVNGVPLSGVVPTYATIADGQYPGSRPLFIYVKKAHLTAIPGLANFLKAYVAAWNPGGPLTAKGLIASPPQVRAAATAVVASHTALNPADLK from the coding sequence CTGAAAACCCTGATTGTCGCCGGTGCCGCGCTGTCCCTGCCGATCGCGCTGTCGGCATGTGAGGATCAGGCGAGCGGCGGCGGGGCTGGATCGCGCGACCACATCACGGCGGTCGGATCGTCGACCGTCTACCCCTTCACCACGATCGTCGCCGAACAGTTCGTCAATGCCGGAGTCGGCATCAAGGCGCCGGTGATCGAATCGACCGGTACAGGCCCCGGTGTGAAGCTGTTCTGCGGCGGGATCGGCGCGAACTTTGCCGACATCGTCGCCGCCTCGCGCCGCATGAAGGCGTCCGAATATGCCACCTGCGCCAAGAACGGCGTGCGCGACATTCTGGAAATACAGGTCGGGCTGGACGGCATCGCCTTCGCCGAGGCGAAGAACGGGCCCAAGCTGCAGCTGACCCCGGCACAGGTGTATCAGGCACTTGCCGCGACGCCGGGCGGCACCCCGAACCGCTACCGCACCTGGCATGATATCGATGCGGCGCTGCCGGCGACGCCGATCCAGGTCTATGGCCCGCCGGCGACCAGCGGCACGCGCGATGCGCTGACCGAGTTGATCCTCGACAAAGGCTGCGAGACGATCGCGCCGCAGGCAAAGGCGCTGAAGGACAAGGACAAGGACGCCTATGCCGCCTTGTGCACGCGCATTCGCGAGGACGGCGCCTATATCGATGCCGGCGAGAACGACAATCTGATCGTCCAGAAGCTGCAGTCGAACCCCAATGCGATCGGCATCTTCGGCTATTCCTATCTCGAAGAAAATAAGGACAGCGTGAACGGCGTACCGCTGAGCGGCGTCGTGCCGACCTATGCGACGATCGCCGATGGGCAATATCCTGGGTCACGCCCCTTGTTCATCTACGTCAAGAAGGCGCACCTGACCGCGATCCCGGGGCTGGCCAATTTCCTCAAGGCCTATGTCGCGGCATGGAACCCGGGTGGTCCGCTGACCGCCAAGGGGCTGATCGCCTCGCCACCCCAGGTGCGCGCCGCCGCCACTGCCGTGGTGGCAAGTCACACGGCGTTGAACCCGGCGGATTTGAAGTGA
- the pstC gene encoding phosphate ABC transporter permease subunit PstC: protein MSALTLLFLIAGLGLIGWLSARVRAVSFRRDSNARFSSLPSHQGTYVALWTVLPAALFIAAWSFTSPALVTNRVLTAPAAAQLPPKGFERAAILSEARNLASDRSFGAFHPLAETLEPEYEAAQSYFDWIGSAVALLLAFATGAWAYTRVRAGFRARSRIERVVMLLLLAASLIAILTTVGIVASLLFESVRFFRIVPIGDFLFGTHWSPQVISAKDPGASLGAVPLFWGTFFIGAVIAMIVAIPFGLMSAIYLTQYAAPRVRRWMKPILEMLAGVPTVVYGYFAALTVAPAVRDLGVALGVSWASSESALAAGLVMGVMIIPFVSSMADDSIAAVPASMRDGSLAMGATSSETIRKVLLPAALPGVVGGVLLAISRAIGETMIVVMAASGVATMTLNPFASTTTVTKQIVDLLTGEAEFDSPKTLAAFALGLTLFVITLLLNIVALSVVKRYREAYE from the coding sequence ATGTCTGCACTCACCCTCCTCTTCCTCATCGCCGGGCTTGGACTAATCGGCTGGCTCTCCGCCCGTGTCCGTGCGGTCAGTTTCCGGCGTGACAGCAATGCGCGCTTCAGTTCCTTGCCGTCGCATCAGGGCACCTATGTCGCCTTGTGGACGGTGCTGCCGGCCGCCTTGTTCATTGCCGCATGGTCGTTCACCTCCCCCGCCCTGGTCACCAATCGCGTGCTGACCGCACCGGCGGCGGCGCAATTGCCGCCCAAGGGCTTTGAGCGGGCGGCGATCCTGTCCGAGGCGCGCAACCTGGCGAGCGACCGCAGCTTCGGCGCGTTCCATCCGCTGGCCGAGACGCTGGAGCCCGAATACGAAGCGGCGCAGTCATATTTCGACTGGATCGGCAGTGCGGTCGCCTTGTTGCTCGCCTTTGCGACCGGGGCCTGGGCCTATACGCGGGTCCGCGCCGGCTTCCGCGCGCGCAGCCGGATCGAACGCGTCGTCATGCTGCTGCTGCTCGCGGCATCGTTGATCGCGATCCTCACCACCGTCGGGATCGTCGCGTCCTTGCTGTTCGAATCGGTGCGCTTCTTCCGGATCGTACCGATCGGCGATTTCCTGTTCGGCACGCATTGGAGCCCGCAGGTCATCTCGGCCAAGGATCCGGGCGCATCGCTTGGCGCCGTGCCGCTGTTCTGGGGGACGTTCTTCATCGGCGCGGTGATCGCGATGATCGTTGCCATCCCGTTCGGCCTGATGAGCGCGATCTACCTGACGCAATATGCCGCGCCGCGCGTGCGACGCTGGATGAAGCCGATCCTCGAGATGCTCGCCGGCGTGCCGACCGTCGTCTACGGCTATTTCGCTGCGCTGACGGTCGCACCGGCGGTGCGCGACCTTGGCGTGGCGCTGGGGGTCAGCTGGGCGAGTTCCGAAAGTGCGCTTGCCGCGGGCCTCGTGATGGGCGTGATGATCATCCCGTTCGTCTCCTCGATGGCCGACGATTCGATCGCCGCCGTCCCCGCCTCGATGCGCGACGGCAGCCTGGCAATGGGCGCCACCAGTTCCGAGACGATCCGCAAGGTGCTGCTGCCCGCAGCATTGCCCGGCGTGGTCGGCGGCGTGCTGCTGGCGATCAGCCGCGCGATCGGCGAGACGATGATCGTCGTGATGGCGGCATCCGGCGTGGCGACGATGACGCTCAACCCCTTTGCCAGCACGACCACGGTGACCAAGCAGATCGTCGACCTGCTGACCGGCGAGGCCGAGTTCGACAGCCCCAAGACGCTCGCCGCCTTTGCGCTCGGGCTCACCTTGTTCGTCATTACCCTGCTCCTCAACATCGTCGCCTTGAGCGTCGTGAAGCGGTACCGCGAAGCTTATGAGTGA
- the pstA gene encoding phosphate ABC transporter permease PstA, with the protein MSETLVPQLPTGSAEPAERAPTDWRTHSMQRRIRKRYAAERRFRLFGLAAVVMSAGFLAFLLITMLSNGIGGFTQTQLQLKIDFPRAGLTLDPQRLRGPGADFALAASGIEGATDAAATAQFGKDGYKLLSDGAWLRVREAVKRDPTLLRGVATIAVPASDAIDIAAKAQGTPEGEATVARLKAQGLLSTAFNPAFLTGADSTDPTTAGIWGALKGSLMTMLVTLLLAFPIGVLSALYLEEYAPRNRWTDLIEVSINNLAAVPSIIFGLLGLAVFLNLFNLPRSAALVGGLTLALMTMPVIVIAGRNAIKSVPPSIRDAALGIGASPVQVVFHHVLPLALPGILTGTIIGMARALGETAPLLMIGMRAFMVSAPERLTDPSTVLPVQIFLWSDQVNRGFVEKTSAAIIVLLVFLLAMNGLAIYLRNKFETRW; encoded by the coding sequence ATGAGTGAAACGCTCGTTCCCCAGCTGCCGACCGGCTCGGCAGAGCCCGCCGAACGCGCGCCGACGGACTGGCGCACGCACTCGATGCAGCGCCGCATCCGCAAGCGCTATGCCGCCGAGCGCCGTTTCCGGCTGTTCGGGCTGGCGGCGGTCGTCATGTCGGCGGGGTTCCTGGCGTTCCTGCTGATCACCATGCTCTCCAACGGCATTGGCGGCTTCACGCAGACGCAATTGCAGCTGAAGATCGATTTTCCCCGCGCCGGGTTGACGCTCGATCCGCAGCGGCTGCGCGGGCCGGGTGCCGATTTCGCGCTCGCCGCCTCGGGGATCGAAGGCGCAACGGATGCCGCCGCCACGGCGCAGTTCGGCAAGGATGGCTATAAATTGCTGTCTGACGGTGCCTGGCTGCGCGTGCGCGAAGCAGTGAAGCGCGATCCGACATTGCTGCGTGGCGTGGCAACGATCGCGGTGCCGGCATCGGACGCGATCGACATCGCGGCCAAGGCGCAAGGCACGCCTGAGGGCGAAGCGACGGTCGCGCGGCTGAAGGCGCAAGGCCTGTTGTCGACGGCGTTTAACCCAGCGTTCCTGACCGGCGCGGACTCCACCGATCCAACGACTGCCGGCATCTGGGGGGCGCTCAAGGGATCGCTGATGACGATGCTCGTCACCTTGCTGCTCGCCTTTCCGATCGGCGTGCTCTCGGCCTTGTACCTCGAGGAATATGCCCCGCGGAACCGCTGGACCGACCTGATCGAGGTGTCGATCAACAATCTGGCCGCCGTGCCGTCGATCATCTTCGGCCTGCTCGGCCTGGCGGTGTTCCTCAACCTGTTCAACCTGCCGCGTTCGGCCGCTTTGGTCGGCGGGCTGACGCTCGCGCTGATGACCATGCCGGTGATCGTCATCGCCGGGCGCAACGCGATCAAGAGCGTGCCGCCATCGATCCGCGACGCCGCCCTCGGCATCGGTGCGTCGCCCGTGCAGGTGGTGTTCCACCACGTCCTGCCGCTGGCGCTGCCCGGTATCCTGACCGGCACGATCATCGGCATGGCGCGGGCGCTGGGCGAGACGGCGCCGTTGCTGATGATCGGCATGCGCGCGTTCATGGTCTCCGCGCCCGAGCGGCTGACCGATCCCTCGACCGTGCTGCCGGTGCAGATCTTCCTATGGTCCGATCAGGTCAATCGCGGCTTCGTCGAGAAGACCAGCGCGGCGATCATCGTGCTGCTCGTCTTCCTGCTCGCGATGAACGGGCTCGCCATCTACCTCCGCAACAAATTCGAGACCCGCTGGTAA
- the pstB gene encoding phosphate ABC transporter ATP-binding protein PstB — protein sequence MNTKMSAQHVNVFYGAKQAINDVSIDVDRDNVTAFIGPSGCGKSTFLRTLNRMNDTVASARVTGDIRLDGEDIYSPDMDVVQLRARVGMVFQKPNPFPKSIFENVAYGPRIHGLASSKSDLAGVVEKSLKRAGLWEEVKDRLTESGTALSGGQQQRLCIARAIAVDPEVILMDEPCSALDPIATARIEELIHELKGRYAIVIVTHNMQQAARVSQRTAFFHLGTLVEYGNTSDIFTNPRQERTKDYITGRYG from the coding sequence ATGAACACCAAGATGTCCGCGCAACACGTCAACGTCTTCTATGGCGCGAAGCAGGCGATCAACGACGTGTCGATCGATGTCGACCGCGATAACGTGACCGCGTTCATCGGGCCGTCGGGCTGCGGCAAATCGACGTTCCTGCGCACGCTCAACCGCATGAACGACACCGTCGCCAGCGCCCGCGTGACCGGCGATATCCGGCTGGACGGCGAGGACATCTATTCGCCCGACATGGACGTGGTGCAGCTGCGCGCACGCGTCGGCATGGTGTTCCAGAAACCAAACCCGTTCCCCAAGTCGATCTTCGAGAACGTCGCTTATGGCCCGCGCATCCACGGCCTTGCCAGCAGCAAGAGCGATCTTGCCGGCGTGGTCGAGAAGTCGCTGAAGCGCGCCGGCTTGTGGGAAGAGGTCAAGGACCGGCTGACCGAAAGCGGCACCGCGCTGTCGGGCGGTCAGCAGCAGCGGCTGTGCATCGCCCGCGCGATCGCGGTGGATCCCGAGGTCATCCTGATGGACGAGCCGTGCTCGGCGCTGGACCCGATCGCGACGGCCCGGATCGAGGAACTGATCCACGAGCTGAAAGGTCGCTACGCGATCGTCATCGTGACGCACAACATGCAGCAGGCGGCGCGCGTTTCGCAGCGTACCGCCTTCTTCCACCTGGGCACCCTGGTCGAATACGGCAACACGTCGGACATCTTCACCAACCCGCGCCAGGAACGCACGAAAGACTATATCACCGGCCGCTACGGCTGA
- the phoU gene encoding phosphate signaling complex protein PhoU, translating into MNTHTVKAFDEDIGELRALIAQMGGLAEQAIGDSIQALTRHDLDAAAQIVAGDKTIDAIEMKVEQLAVQIIALRAPMADDLREVVAAIKIGGVIERIGDYAKNIAKRVPLIDNHGDLEPLSILPAMANLAISMVHDVLDAFAARDAEAALDVCKRDRQVDDFYNSLFRVLVTHMMENPKTIGQIAHLLFVAKNLERVGDHATNVAEMVYFAATGQHMVERDRGATTAMEI; encoded by the coding sequence GTGAACACACATACCGTAAAGGCGTTCGACGAGGATATCGGCGAGCTTCGCGCGCTGATCGCGCAGATGGGCGGCCTGGCCGAACAGGCGATCGGCGACTCGATCCAGGCGCTCACCCGTCACGATCTGGATGCCGCGGCGCAGATCGTCGCCGGCGACAAGACAATCGACGCGATCGAGATGAAGGTCGAGCAGCTCGCGGTGCAGATCATCGCACTGCGCGCGCCGATGGCCGACGATCTGCGCGAGGTGGTCGCGGCGATCAAGATCGGCGGCGTGATCGAGCGGATCGGCGATTATGCCAAGAACATCGCCAAGCGCGTGCCGCTGATCGACAATCACGGCGATCTCGAACCGCTGTCGATCCTGCCCGCCATGGCCAATCTGGCGATCAGCATGGTGCACGATGTGCTCGACGCCTTTGCCGCGCGCGATGCCGAGGCCGCGCTCGACGTGTGCAAGCGCGACCGCCAGGTCGATGATTTCTACAACAGCCTGTTCCGCGTTCTCGTCACGCACATGATGGAGAACCCCAAGACGATCGGACAGATCGCGCATCTTCTGTTCGTCGCCAAGAACCTGGAGCGCGTCGGCGATCATGCGACGAACGTCGCCGAAATGGTCTATTTCGCCGCCACCGGGCAGCACATGGTAGAACGCGATCGCGGCGCGACGACCGCGATGGAGATCTGA
- the phoB gene encoding phosphate regulon transcriptional regulator PhoB, with the protein MARARMLLVEDDAALAELLVYHFKREDFEIAHTPDGEEALLLAKEKTPDIVLLDWMVESLSGIEVCRRLRRMPETQNVPIIMLTARGEEEDRVRGLETGADDYVTKPFSPRELVARVGAVLRRVRPALAGEQLTYADIEMDTVGHKVRRGGEVIPLGPTEFRLLKHFLEHPGWVFSRERLLDAVWGHDSDIESRTVDVHIRRLRKAINGEDRLDIIRTVRSAGYALDTGT; encoded by the coding sequence ATGGCACGCGCACGAATGCTGCTGGTGGAAGACGATGCGGCGCTCGCCGAACTGCTCGTCTATCATTTCAAGCGCGAGGATTTCGAGATCGCGCACACGCCCGATGGCGAGGAAGCGCTGCTCCTCGCCAAGGAAAAGACGCCCGATATCGTGCTGCTCGACTGGATGGTCGAGAGCCTGTCGGGAATCGAAGTATGCCGCCGCCTGCGCCGCATGCCCGAGACGCAGAACGTGCCGATCATCATGCTGACGGCGCGTGGCGAGGAAGAGGACCGCGTGCGCGGTCTGGAAACCGGCGCCGACGATTACGTCACCAAGCCGTTCTCCCCGCGTGAGTTGGTCGCCCGGGTCGGCGCGGTGCTGCGGCGCGTGCGCCCGGCGCTGGCCGGCGAGCAGCTGACCTATGCCGATATCGAGATGGATACCGTCGGCCACAAGGTGCGGCGCGGCGGCGAGGTGATCCCGCTCGGGCCGACCGAATTCCGGCTGCTGAAGCATTTCCTCGAGCATCCCGGCTGGGTGTTCAGTCGCGAACGGCTGCTCGATGCGGTGTGGGGGCATGACAGCGATATCGAGTCGCGTACCGTCGACGTGCACATCCGGCGGCTGCGGAAAGCGATCAACGGCGAGGATCGGCTTGACATCATCCGGACGGTGCGCTCGGCCGGCTATGCGCTGGACACCGGCACCTGA